Below is a genomic region from Trichomycterus rosablanca isolate fTriRos1 chromosome 15, fTriRos1.hap1, whole genome shotgun sequence.
CCGGCTGATGGAGCAGACGCACAGGCCGCTGTTCGAGGACGGCTGGGACGGCGCGTCCGACTCCAGCGGCAAGTCCAGCCCTGGCCCGAGGCTCCGAGCTGCCGCCGCGGGGGCGTCCTCGTCCGAATCCAGGTACGACAGCAACGCCGCCGACGTTCCCGCGGACCCGGGTCCACTCcctgtaggtaggtaggtttcCCAGCCGAGGCGTCCGGTCCGAGTTGCTTCGTCCACCGACCGAACGTCTTTGTTCTCATTGTGATCTTAGAGAACGGTTACCGGGACGCGCCCGAAAACGGACCCGGGGTGAAACGGATGCACCGAGCCCCCCGCCCCGAGCCGGGCTTCCCCCGCCGCGAGCCGGACACCGATGACTCCACTGACGCTGCGCCGAGGAACCCGGGCAGAGCCAGGAGCCAGCCGCCGGTCAGCGCCGAGCCCAGGGACTGGACCGAGGGGAGTCTGGGGGTCAGGGAGCGGAGGAGACCCAACATGAGGGGGTCGGTGTCCGCCGGAGAGGTGAGTGGGCGAGAGTCATGTGATCAGAGGGAACCGGATACCTCCGCTCGGGTGCTTAATGATTTAGGAGGAGCGGGTATTGGGTATCGGAGAGAGTTCCATTCACTTGCGGTCAGTTTACAGTCAGTCTAGattttagtcgtatccaattcccttcctctactgaggcagacctccactcctgaccgaggagagccgtgactaagactactgtgaagtgcagtggaccgcttcttttcaccagcaccgGGCgagttcatacggagatccgtatcgcgcacggagggTTCGGGTTCTGTttgttgtggcaacagtttggggaaggccttaTGTACCAGTACGGCAAAACGAGGTCCACAGGTTTGATTACTACCTGACCTTCGAATAtaagaatgggcacaaattcagtagacacactccaaaatccggtggtctggtgtccacatattatTGGCCTTATAGCCCGACCCAGGTTCCGTATTAGATTGCCGACCCTGACCCTATTTCTGGTCCTCGCAGATCCACCGGGCCGACGTCGGCGTCCAGACCCGCCGAGACTCCGAGAAGCGCGGCAAGGCCCTGGAGCGCCGGCGAGCCCGCTCGGCGGACCTGGAGAAGTCGCGGCGGGGGGCGGGGCTGACGCCGGTCAAGGACTGCTGGATCACCGAGTACATGCGCTGCTTCTCGGCCCGGCTCAGGTAGAGGCGGGGAGGATCCAACCCGCAGGTCCAGGATCGGCTCAGGTTCGAGGATTCGGAACTGCTGTTCCAGGTGATCGCCTGATCACGTGATCACCTGTACTGTCGGTGCTGGCAGgcccaaaagtattcggacaccctgTCAAATGTTTGCTAAAGGAAATCatacaacagtttagggaaggccctcgcCTAGCTCTATAAACTCTACGTCCTCAGCCCCAACTGAACGGCTTTGGGACGAACCagtacacaaattcccacactacTACTCAAACTTCCCATACTACACAGtctaagcgattgagggtttagggtcttgctcaagggaccaacagtggcaaccttgttGCTCTTCAAGCTCACGGTccggtgtccgaatacttttggcctcacACGATCAGACACGATCGGCTGCGTCTGAGGGGGGGACGAGGACGGCGTGTTCTTCTGTGTTTGCTGGATTGTTTGAATGTTTAACGTCATAATAATGAACCGAACTTTTCGGGGGGGCGgacggcggctcggtgggtagcactgtcgcctcctaaacaccagcagtgtgtgtgtggggggggtgtgtgtgtttttagggTATTTTTATCGTGGTGCAGTGTTGAGTTGCCGTGTGGGATGAAACATGTGAAAGGTGTATtagatgtattttatttatttaattaattatttattctattaatTAATACTTATATGATCATGATGCACGTATTATTGATGTGTAAATCACTTTTGATGGGAATAATGGGAAGATTGGGATGTTAAATCAGATTACTAGAATATTAATATCGATTGTTCATATCGAATCGACACACCAGTCTGAAATGTTAGCATTTTAGCATTCGCATTTACAGCACTAAGCTGTAAAAAATACTATTTTTAATCCAACGCGACCTACAATtgtgactaaataaataaatttaagcaTTTAAGATTTAAGACTCTCGCTCAGGGTGCCAACTGTGCCAATTTGGCattagtggggcttaaacttaAACTTAGTCCGGTACTTTAGCGGCTAAGCTAACGCTGCCCTGTTGCATAAGCAGTAGCCAGTTTCCCAGTTTCTCAGGTGTATAATGCGCGCTCTTTCAttctaattaaattattaattaactttCAATaaaatttcatatttattaCAGGATAAAATAGcataaaattttattataaaataaaaatagcaagCGCGTGCGGTCACACAAGCACAGTTTGCCGTTTAGCTCCGAGCTGTTAGCATTTTAGCTGTTAGCTGTGGCTAAAATGCTAtcgttttgtgtgtgtgtgtgcagttttaATTCACTAAATATCGTTTAAAACTTCTCTAAATAAAATTTATGTAAGTAAGATTTAATAAATCAGAAGTTTATAGACATTTCTCATCACTTCT
It encodes:
- the ccsapa gene encoding centriole, cilia and spindle-associated protein produces the protein MTTNSTAGPKKIRTEYMKKFRDPKWETFTKCYQDSLRYRITRRLMEQTHRPLFEDGWDGASDSSGKSSPGPRLRAAAAGASSSESRYDSNAADVPADPGPLPVENGYRDAPENGPGVKRMHRAPRPEPGFPRREPDTDDSTDAAPRNPGRARSQPPVSAEPRDWTEGSLGVRERRRPNMRGSVSAGEIHRADVGVQTRRDSEKRGKALERRRARSADLEKSRRGAGLTPVKDCWITEYMRCFSARLR